The proteins below come from a single Eucalyptus grandis isolate ANBG69807.140 chromosome 3, ASM1654582v1, whole genome shotgun sequence genomic window:
- the LOC104435988 gene encoding protein SUPPRESSOR OF MAX2 1: protein MRAGLSTIQQTLTPEAANVLSHSIAEAGRRNHSQTTPLHVASTLLASPSGFLRQACIKSHPNSSHPLQCRALELCFSVALERLPTAQGASPGLEPPISNALMAALKRAQAHQRRGCPEQQQQPLLAVKVELEQLIISILDDPSVSRVMREASFSSPAVKATIEQSLNSAAPATAGTNSSPIGLGFRSPAVPTAAPTRNLYLNPRLQQQQQQQQLGNSTQQRGEEVKRVIDILLRPKKRNPVLVGESEPEAVVKELLKRIENKELGDGLLKNIQVVPLDKEIGSDEAKIPTKFQELGDVLETKMGSSGGGGVVLDLGDLKWLVEQPAAVYGLSTIQPPQQFVSEKGRIMVAEVGKLLARFEKSSCRLWLIGTATCETYLRCQVYHPLMENDWDLQAVPIAARSPLPGLFPRFGADGILGSSVESFSPLRNLPTTISASPRLLPENLDSARRMGCCPECNKKCEQEIARAASTELEKPSPEVESESGRSPLPQWLQNAKVHGSQNKFQTKDQGFLLQKQRSHEIQKKWKDTCLRSHPQFHQQNVGSEKISSMPRLMPGLCNPNPLLHQPFQPKLQLNRSLGEALQLNSSTPASQPPESVASPPRSPVRTDLALGPAKVAETTLKTADGDQFRDFMGVKPAEPQKITELNIEKLLSKSDTDSYKKLLKGLLEKVRWQREASTALATAMTREKLGNSKRRGPGSKGGTWLVFIGPDRIGKRKMASALSDQVCRTSPTVVSFGSHRGGGDSPTSFRGKTVLDRIADAVRRNPSSVVLLEDIDEADVLVRGSIKRAMETGRIADSHGREISLGNVTIILTLHWLPDNQKLSSDGISLGEEKLFRLARSGWQLRLSLCEKSAKRRASWLREQDRLTKPRKENSLGMGFDLNEAAYVDDDRADGSHNSSDLTVDHDVDHGLDNRRASTASQVYKELLNLVDDSIIFSPVDFDPAVQETINSIRETFLTIVGNRVSIEVQEEAIHKILGGVWLGQTGLEEWMENVLVPFFHQLRARLPATVGMTPDESVLIRLESDAEPGSPREGEWLPRRIKVVVDGP from the exons ATGAGAGCTGGTCTAAGCACGATCCAGCAAACGCTAACGCCAGAGGCGGCGAACGTGTTGAGCCACTCCATAGCCGAGGCGGGCCGCCGGAACCACAGCCAGACGACGCCGCTCCATGTCGCGTCCACCCTCCTGGCCTCGCCGTCCGGGTTCCTCCGGCAGGCCTGCATCAAGTCGCACCCGAATTCGTCCCACCCTCTCCAGTGCCGCGCCCTCGAGCTCTGCTTCAGCGTCGCGCTCGAGCGGCTCCCGACCGCGCAAGGTGCGAGCCCGGGGCTCGAGCCGCCGATTTCGAACGCCCTCATGGCCGCCCTGAAGCGGGCGCAGGCCCACCAGCGCCGCGGCTGCCccgagcagcagcagcaaccgCTGCTCGCCGTCAAGGTCGAGCTCGAGCAGCTGATCATATCGATTCTCGACGACCCGAGCGTGAGCCGGGTCATGCGGGAAGCTAGCTTCTCCAGCCCTGCGGTCAAGGCCACAATTGAGCAGTCCCTGAATTCGGCCGCCCCGGCCACCGCGGGTACCAATTCGTCCCCAATTGGATTGGGTTTCCGATCGCCGGCAGTACCCACTGCAGCTCCTACAAGGAATTTGTACTTGAATCCGCGactccagcagcagcagcagcagcagcagctcggGAATTCGACCCAACAGAGAGGGGAGGAGGTCAAAAGAGTGATTGATATCTTGTTGAGGCCCAAGAAGAGGAACCCGGTATTGGTCGGCGAGTCGGAGCCGGAGGCCGTGGTCAAAGAATTGCTTAAGAGGATCGAGAACAAAGAATTGGGTGATGGGCTGCTCAAGAATATTCAGGTTGTCCCGTTGGATAAGGAAATCGGGTCGGACGAGGCAAAGATACCCACCAAATTTCAAGAATTGGGCGACGTCTTGGAGACCAAGATGGGGAGCTCGGGAGGTGGTGGCGTGGTTCTTGATTTAGGGGATTTGAAGTGGCTGGTGGAGCAGCCGGCGGCCGTCTACGGTTTGAGCACGATTCAGCCGCCGCAGCAGTTTGTATCCGAGAAGGGGCGGATCATGGTGGCGGAGGTGGGGAAGTTGTTGGCAAGGTTTGAGAAGAGTAGTTGTAGGTTGTGGTTGATTGGGACTGCTACTTGCGAGACATACTTGAGGTGTCAGGTTTATCATCCTTTAATGGAAAATGACTGGGATTTGCAAGCAGTGCCTATTGCAGCCAGATCACCTCTTCCTGGATTATTCCCAAG GTTCGGAGCGGATGGAATTCTAGGCAGTTCAGTTGAATCTTTCTCGCCACTGAGGAATCTTCCCACTACCATTTCTGCATCTCCGAGACTTCTCCCTGAGAATTTGGATTCTGCTCGAAGAATGGGCTGCTGCCCGGAGTGCAATAAAAAATGTGAACAAGAAATTGCAAGAGCCGCATCCACAGAACTTGAGAAGCCCAGTCCGGAAGTTGAATCAGAATCGGGCCGATCGCCACTTCCCCAGTGGTTGCAAAATGCAAAAGTCCATGGGAGTCAGAATAAGTTTCAG ACCAAAGACCAAGGATTCCTCCTACAAAAGCAGAGGAGCCATGAGATACAGAAGAAATGGAAAGACACGTGTCTGCGTTCTCATCCTCAATTCCATCAACAAAACGTTGGCTCCGAGAAGATTAGTTCTATGCCTCGGTTGATGCCAGGATTGTGCAATCCTAACCCACTCTTGCACCAGCCGTTCCAACCCAAATTACAACTTAACAGAAGCCTCGGGGAAGCCCTGCAGTTGAATTCCAGCACGCCTGCTAGCCAACCACCTGAGTCAGTGGCTAGCCCACCGAGAAGTCCCGTCAGGACAGACTTGGCTCTTGGGCCAGCCAAGGTTGCTGAAACCACCTTGAAGACAGCCGATGGAGACCAATTTAGGGACTTTATGGGTGTCAAGCCTGCCGAACCCCAGAAGATCACTGAGCTGAACATTGAGAAGCTTCTGAGCAAATCAGATACAGACTCATACAAGAAGCTTCTTAAAGGTCTACTGGAGAAAGTTCGGTGGCAGCGTGAGGCCTCAACTGCCTTAGCCACTGCCATGACCCGGGAGAAGCTTGGTAACAGCAAACGGCGTGGGCCTGGATCTAAGGGTGGCACGTGGTTAGTATTTATTGGTCCCGATCGGATCGGCAAGAGGAAGATGGCTTCGGCTCTTTCGGACCAAGTCTGTCGCACTAGTCCGACTGTGGTTTCTTTCGGATCCCATCGTGGTGGTGGGGATTCCCCTACCAGTTTCCGTGGTAAGACAGTGCTCGATCGGATAGCTGACGCGGTCAGGAGGAACCCATCCTCGGTAGTCTTGCTCGAGGACATTGATGAAGCAGATGTTCTAGTCCGCGGGAGCATCAAGCGAGCAATGGAGACAGGCAGGATTGCCGATTCTCATGGCCGTGAAATCAGTCTTGGGAACGTCACCATCATCCTTACTCTGCATTGGTTGCCGGATAATCAGAAGTTGTCATCGGATGGTATTTCCCTGGGTGAAGAAAAGCTTTTTAGGTTGGCCAGAAGCGGTTGGCAGTTGAGGCTTTCCCTTTGCGAGAAGTCTGCGAAGCGCCGGGCTAGCTGGTTACGGGAGCAGGACAGGCTCACAAAGCCCAGGAAGGAGAACAGTCTCGGAATGGGATTTGACCTGAATGAAGCTGCATATGTGGATGATGATCGGGCTGACGGGTCTCACAATTCAAGCGATCTGACAGTTGATCATGATGTGGACCACGGCCTCGACAATAGACGAGCATCCACGGCTTCGCAAGTGTACAAGGAACTGCTCAATCTTGTTGACGACTCCATCATCTTTAGCCCTGTGGATTTCGATCCTGCTGTACAGGAAACCATAAACTCCATCAGAGAGACGTTCTTGACCATTGTCGGCAACCGAGTCTCCATTGAAGTGCAAGAGGAGGCCATCCACAAGATTCTAGGGGGTGTTTGGTTGGGCCAGACCGGATTGGAGGAGTGGATGGAGAACGTGCTGGTCCCGTTCTTCCACCAGCTCAGGGCGCGGTTGCCTGCCACAGTCGGCATGACACCCGATGAATCCGTGCTCATCAGGCTCGAGTCCGACGCCGAGCCCGGCAGCCCGAGAGAGGGGGAGTGGCTGCCTAGAAGAATCAAGGTGGTGGTGGACGGGCCGTGA
- the LOC104435987 gene encoding tRNA (adenine(37)-N6)-methyltransferase encodes MASNPNGNSKLGFAAAVFLALAATASASASAAVSVYLWKRRKSRELESRIRELEASLRSSSEKCAAERRGRIGAQQALRKAIAQPRLENSEVTSYPMRPIGIVKSCFSTRNGTPRQPLIVPLARASLVFDASLVPPASLEGLEGYSHCWIIYVFHLNTDLEKLWKETSRSKFKAKVRVPRLKGEKVGVFATRSPHRPCPIGLTVAKVEAIKGNTVLLSGVDLVDGTPVLDIKPYLSYCDSLPGARVPSWVMVDSSLAVASVNFSGHFSSTLADCWAVAGKSSMYASPEELQKLIEEVLSWDIRSVSQRNRSHDLPVGEINGKASDMTSDLDNLHEDGSDGHEKAPLHPTDIVYHLVLERFDISYSIDPDGNVFVEKVSLPSDIPDNNNENIANQYEE; translated from the exons ATGGCTTCGAATCCGAACGGAAATTCGAAGCTCGGTTTCGCCGCCGCCGTTTTCCTGGCGCTCGCCGCcacggcgtcggcgtcggcgtcggccgCCGTCTCCG TGTACTTGTGGAAGAGGAGGAAGTCGAGGGAGCTGGAATCGAGGATTCGGGAGCTCGAGGCGTCGCTCCGGTCCTCGTCGGAGAAGTGCGCCGCCGAGAGGCGAGGCCGCATCGGGGCTCAGCAG GCTTTGAGGAAAGCTATAGCGCAACCTCGGTTGGAAAATTCTGAGGTCACTTCTTATCCGATGAGACCTATTGGCATTGTCAAGTCATGCTTTTCTACCAG GAATGGCACGCCAAGGCAGCCTTTAATTGTGCCCCTTGCAAGAGCATCTTTGGTATTTGATGCATCTCTAGTCCCTCCGGCATCACTTGAGGGCCTTGAAGGATATTCTCATTGTTGGATTATATATGTTTTCCATCTCAATACAGATTTGGAGAAGTTGTGGAAGGAGACATCTAGATCAAAGTTCAAGGCAAAG GTCAGGGTGCCAAGACTGAAAGGAGAAAAGGTGGGAGTCTTTGCTACAAGGTCTCCACATCGACCCTGCCCTATAGGGCTAACTGTTGCAAAG GTGGAAGCTATCAAAGGAAACACGGTTTTACTCTCAGGTGTAGATTTGGTTGATGGGACA CCGGTTCTGGATATTAAACCTTATCTCTCATACTGTGATAGCCTCCCAGGAGCAAGAGTACCATCCTGGGTAATG GTCGACAGCTCACTAGCAGTTGCTTCTGTGAACTTCTCTGGTCATTTCTCTTCAACACTAGCTGATTGCTGGGCAGTTGCG GGAAAGAGTTCGATGTATGCATCACCAGAAGAGCTTCAGAAGTTGATCGAGGAAGTCCTTTCATGGGATATACGATCGGTATCTCAGAGAAACCGATCACATGATTTGCCTGTCGGGGAAATTAATGGTAAAGCATCTGATATGACTTCGGACCTCGACAATCTGCACGAAGATGGTTCCGATGGACATGAGAAGGCACCTCTGCATCCCACGGATATAGTCTATCACCTTGTTTTGGAAAGATTCGACATTTCGTATAGTATTGATCCTGATGGAAATGTCTTTGTGGAGAAAGTCTCACTTCCCTCGGACATCCCAGATAATAACAATGAGAATATTGCAAACCAATACGAAGAATGA